A genomic stretch from Bos javanicus breed banteng chromosome 29, ARS-OSU_banteng_1.0, whole genome shotgun sequence includes:
- the LOC133240946 gene encoding olfactory receptor 6M1-like, giving the protein MATKNQTTITEFTLISFPAVQGLQTLLFVILLLVYTLTITGNIVIISLIWTDNRLQTPMYFFLSNLSFLDTLFTTTITPKLLACLLEEEKTISFAGCISQTYFYFFLGTVEFILLVVMSFDRYVAICNPLRYTIIMNSRACLLLVLGSWVGAFLSVLCPTIVVSRLPYCIAEISHFFCDIAPLLQAACIDTHFIEMISFLLSSLILLTSLVLTTVSYTYIISTILRIPSAQGRQKAFSTCASHITVVSIAYGSNIFVYVRPNQNHSLEFDKIATVLITIVTPLLNPFIYSLRNKKVKEVLRESVSRIVLPHSKGT; this is encoded by the coding sequence ATGGCCACAAAAAACCAGACCACCATCACTGAATTTACGCTTATCTCTTTTCCTGCTGTCCAGGGGCTTCAGACATTGCTTTTTGTCATTCTCCTGCTAGTTTACACGCTCACCATAACAGGAAACATTGTCATCATTTCCTTAATATGGACCGATAATCGTCTCCAAACAccaatgtacttcttcctcagtaATCTGTCATTTTTGGACACTTTATTCACAACTACTATTACTCCAAAGTTACTAGCTTGCCTCTTAGAGGAGGAGAAAACCATATCTTTTGCAGGCTGCATCAGCCAAACatatttctacttcttcctggggACCGTGGAGTTCATCCTGCTGGTGGTGATGTCctttgaccgctatgtggccatctgtaaccCCCTGCGCTACACCATCATCATGAACAGCAGGGCGTGTCTCCTTCTGGTTCTGGGCTCCTGGGTAGGGGCCTTCCTGTCTGTGCTCTGCCCAACTATTGTGGTGTCCAGGCTGCCATACTGTATTGCAGAAATTAGTCACTTCTTCTGTGACATCGCCCCTTTACTGCAGGCGGCCTGCATAGACACTCATTTCATTGAAATGATAAGCTTCCTCTTGTCTTCTCTCATCCTCCTGACCTCGCTGGTGCTCACCACTGTGTCCTACACCTACATCATCTCTACCATCCTGCGCATCCCCTCAGCCCAAGGACGTCAGAAAGCCTTTTCTACCTGTGCTTCTCACATCACTGTCGTCTCCATTGCCTACGGGAGCAACATCTTTGTGTATGTGAGACCCAATCAGAACCACTCCCTGGAATTTGACAAGATAGCCACTGTCCTCATTACCATAGTGACTCCTCTTCTGAACCCCTTCATTTACAGCTTGAGGAACAAAAAGGTAAAGGAAGTCTTGAGAGAGTCAGTTAGCAGGATAGTTCTACCACATTCCAAAGGAACATGA
- the LOC133241769 gene encoding olfactory receptor 8D4, with translation MGVRNQSTVTEFLFAGLTDQPELQLPLFCLFFGIYVVTAVGNLSMIVIIRLSSQLHKPMYYFLSSLSFIDFCYSSVITPKMLAGFLCRDKAISYSGCMTQLFFFCIFIISECYMLAAMAYDRYVAICSPLFYNVIMSPRVCSLLVAAVFSVGFTDAMMHGGFLLRLTFCKSNIIKHYFCDIVPLIKLSCSSTYTDELLIFVIGGFNMVATSMTIITSYAFILSSIFHIHSKEGRSKAFSTCSSHLTAVLVFYGSLMSMYLKPASSSSLTQEKVSSVFYTNVIPMLNPLIYSLRNKEVKNSLMKLLRRKISS, from the coding sequence ATGGGTGTAAGAAATCAATCCACAGTGACTGAGTTTCTTTTTGCAGGATTAACTGACCAACCAGAGCTTCAGCTGcctctcttctgcctcttctTCGGGATTTATGTAGTCACGGCAGTGGGAAACCTCAGCATGATCGTGATAATCAGGTTGAGTTCTCAACTCCACAAGCCCATGTACTATTTCCTTAGTAGTTTGTCTTTTATAGATTTCTGCTATTCTTCCGTCATTACCCCCAAAATGCTGGCAGGGTTTTTATGCAGAGATAAAGCTATATCCTATTCTGGATGTATGACCCAgctgtttttcttctgtattttcatcATTTCTGAGTGCTACATGTTGGCAgcaatggcctatgaccgctatgtcgCCATCTGCAGCCCCCTGTTCTACAATGTCATCATGTCCCCCAGGGTCTGTTCCctgctggtggctgctgtcttCTCAGTAGGTTTTACTGATGCTATGATGCATGGTGGCTTTCTGTTAAGGTTGACTTTCTGCAAATCAAACatcattaaacattatttctgtgaCATCGTTCCTCTCATTAAACTCTCCTGTTCCAGCACTTATACTGATGAGCTTTTGATTTTTGTCATTGGAGGATTTAACATGGTAGCCACCAGCATGACCATCATCACTTCATATGCTTTTATCCTCTCCAGCATCTTCCACATCCATTCTAAAGAAGGTCGGTCCAAAGCCTTCAGCACCTGCAGCTCCCACTTGACAGCTGTCCTTGTATTTTATGGATCTCTCATGTCCATGTATCTCAAACCTGCTTCCAGCAGTTCACTCACCCAGGAGAAAGTGTCCTCAGTATTTTATACCAATGTGATTCCCATGTTGAATCCCCTGATATATAGTCTGAGGAACAAGGAAGTAAAAAACTCATTGATGAAActcttaagaagaaaaatatcttcataa